Proteins from one Halovivax limisalsi genomic window:
- a CDS encoding ATP-binding protein, whose translation MLDHSLEDRLCLYLASVEDGTDAATGMTSSELATALGLGTTTVAGRISMISALTTLQDEGFVEERRVDAGKTRGERSVYRLTESGRARAGEFRARIEDQPLRVRTSHGDVLIPLHAVDSYLDANEAPMASALSAATEDGVLVLEDEMGDDAFVDREAEREWLRTRFERASAEGAVTARVSGDAGIGKTSLLRAFGETVESDGGLFLMGRCIRDVSEPYGSFLEALDGHPEYGPVDRIRTTLEEVSGFDPTVSGDFEDERRARFAEIATMVRELAHDRPLVLCLDDAQWIDHSTAALVGTIAERVETAPLLLVISYRSGDVTADHPLATVFDERSADHLEIEPFDRATTGELVHRLVGTRAVPDRFVDSVFDRLGGIPLFVEECVSSLLETGDVDPRIGVYPDGPDEVRIPDDVESSIVTRIDAFGAEAREVLAIASVVGERIHPHVLEAVASLDPSTVRTYVDLLVDATIWDRTDDGNRLRFASPVVRETIYETIEPGRRETLHRAVADAYRTLDDHEPSEERAATIARHYHECGERERAIEYYLQAGDHAESVYALELATETYERALTCARERDDETAVQDILERMGDISHTLGDFGDARKRFEYVAERTTDPEVVQRTCRKRSRAHWQQGSHDEALELANRGLELVDEDGAAPTEECRLRDSRAMVFLQTGEETKALEEYERALEVAEEIGDETERARALQGIGSAKFRLGEITDAEEPIETAIATWKNLGNEHELATAFNALGAVRMRTGDEAGAADAFTDSLERFEEIGHRRGQSTALNNLGLITDLRGDPKRAREYYEDGLEIARALDDAQNQANLLINLGSIDVELGRLDGAIEHSREAIELAESIGDRGGLAAALDVQAGGRYYRDELDAALRYAERARDVAAETDDKSCQADANWRIGYISRERGAVETAIEAHERALELSRRFGNEQKALENREGLILARLADDPSAASEHVEAIERGEDRAELYAVALGPYYHATGDHERALELLTEGIEDAVDAEKRPTEAELLVERARVRLELGEHDAASEDVERARAIATEHGIELVATRCRSLLESM comes from the coding sequence ATGCTCGACCACTCACTCGAAGATCGCCTCTGCCTGTACCTCGCGTCGGTCGAAGACGGGACCGACGCGGCCACGGGGATGACGAGTTCCGAACTCGCGACCGCGCTCGGACTCGGCACCACGACGGTAGCGGGCCGAATATCGATGATTTCCGCGCTCACAACCCTGCAAGACGAGGGGTTCGTCGAAGAACGGCGAGTCGACGCAGGGAAGACCCGCGGAGAGCGGTCGGTCTATCGCCTCACCGAGTCCGGTCGAGCGCGCGCCGGCGAGTTTCGCGCCCGAATCGAGGATCAACCCCTGCGGGTTCGAACGTCGCACGGAGACGTGCTTATCCCGCTTCACGCCGTCGATTCGTACCTTGACGCGAACGAGGCGCCGATGGCGAGCGCACTCTCGGCCGCGACGGAAGACGGCGTCCTCGTTCTCGAGGACGAAATGGGCGACGACGCGTTCGTCGATCGCGAGGCCGAACGGGAGTGGCTACGGACGCGCTTCGAGCGCGCGAGCGCTGAGGGGGCGGTGACCGCTCGCGTGTCCGGAGACGCCGGCATCGGCAAGACGAGTTTGCTCCGGGCGTTCGGAGAAACGGTCGAATCCGACGGCGGGCTATTCCTCATGGGTCGGTGCATTCGAGACGTCTCCGAACCATACGGATCGTTTCTGGAAGCGCTCGACGGCCATCCCGAGTACGGACCGGTCGATCGCATTCGAACCACCCTCGAGGAGGTGAGCGGCTTCGATCCGACGGTGAGCGGTGACTTCGAGGACGAGCGACGGGCCCGGTTCGCGGAGATCGCGACGATGGTCCGCGAGCTGGCCCACGATCGCCCGCTTGTCCTCTGTCTCGACGACGCCCAGTGGATCGATCACTCGACCGCAGCGCTCGTCGGCACGATCGCCGAACGCGTCGAGACGGCTCCGCTGCTCCTCGTCATCAGCTATCGATCCGGTGACGTCACCGCGGACCATCCGTTAGCCACCGTGTTCGACGAGCGATCCGCGGACCACCTCGAGATCGAGCCGTTCGATCGGGCGACGACCGGCGAACTGGTCCACCGCCTGGTCGGGACGCGGGCCGTCCCCGATCGGTTCGTCGACAGCGTGTTCGACCGGCTCGGCGGAATCCCGCTGTTCGTCGAGGAGTGCGTCAGTTCCCTCCTCGAAACCGGCGACGTCGATCCCCGGATCGGGGTCTATCCCGACGGCCCCGACGAGGTGCGGATACCGGACGACGTCGAATCGTCGATCGTGACCAGAATCGACGCGTTCGGTGCGGAGGCTCGCGAGGTGCTGGCGATCGCGAGCGTCGTCGGGGAACGGATTCACCCGCACGTGCTCGAGGCCGTCGCATCGCTCGATCCCTCCACGGTTCGGACGTACGTCGATCTGCTGGTCGACGCGACCATCTGGGACCGAACCGACGACGGCAACCGACTTCGATTCGCCAGTCCGGTCGTCCGGGAAACGATATACGAGACCATCGAACCGGGCCGTCGCGAGACGCTCCATCGAGCGGTGGCCGACGCGTACCGAACGCTCGACGATCACGAACCGAGCGAGGAGCGTGCGGCGACGATCGCCAGACACTACCACGAATGTGGCGAACGCGAGCGAGCGATCGAGTACTACCTGCAGGCCGGCGACCACGCCGAGTCGGTCTACGCGCTCGAGCTCGCGACGGAGACGTACGAACGCGCCCTCACCTGTGCTCGCGAGCGGGACGACGAAACCGCCGTCCAGGACATTCTCGAGCGAATGGGCGACATCTCCCACACGCTCGGCGACTTCGGGGACGCGCGGAAGCGATTCGAGTACGTCGCGGAGCGAACGACCGATCCCGAAGTCGTCCAGCGCACCTGTCGCAAGCGAAGCCGGGCCCACTGGCAACAGGGCTCGCACGACGAGGCGCTCGAACTGGCAAACCGCGGGCTCGAACTCGTCGACGAGGACGGCGCCGCGCCGACCGAGGAGTGTCGACTCCGCGACAGTCGGGCCATGGTTTTCTTACAGACCGGCGAGGAAACGAAGGCGCTGGAGGAGTACGAGCGAGCGCTGGAGGTGGCGGAGGAAATCGGAGACGAGACCGAACGGGCCCGCGCCCTGCAAGGTATCGGGTCCGCGAAATTCCGCCTCGGAGAAATAACCGACGCCGAAGAACCGATTGAGACGGCGATCGCTACCTGGAAGAACCTCGGGAACGAGCACGAACTGGCGACCGCCTTCAACGCGCTCGGGGCTGTGCGGATGCGAACCGGCGACGAGGCGGGTGCGGCCGACGCGTTCACCGACTCACTCGAGCGGTTCGAGGAGATCGGCCACAGACGCGGTCAGTCAACCGCCCTGAACAACCTCGGCCTGATCACTGACCTCCGGGGGGACCCGAAACGCGCCCGCGAGTACTACGAGGACGGCCTGGAAATCGCCCGCGCGCTCGACGACGCGCAGAACCAGGCGAACCTGCTCATCAACCTCGGTTCGATCGACGTCGAGCTGGGCCGGCTCGATGGAGCCATCGAACACAGCCGGGAGGCCATCGAGCTGGCCGAATCGATCGGCGATCGCGGCGGGCTCGCAGCCGCGCTCGACGTCCAGGCGGGCGGTCGGTACTATCGCGACGAACTCGATGCCGCGCTTCGGTACGCGGAGCGCGCACGCGACGTCGCGGCGGAAACAGACGACAAGTCCTGTCAGGCCGACGCCAACTGGCGTATCGGGTATATCAGCCGTGAACGGGGTGCGGTCGAGACCGCCATCGAGGCACACGAACGCGCGCTCGAGCTGTCACGTCGTTTCGGAAACGAACAGAAAGCGCTCGAAAACCGCGAGGGGTTGATCCTGGCGAGGTTGGCCGACGATCCGTCGGCGGCGTCGGAACACGTCGAGGCGATCGAGCGCGGCGAGGACCGCGCCGAATTGTACGCGGTGGCTCTCGGTCCGTACTATCACGCGACCGGCGACCACGAACGCGCACTGGAACTCCTCACCGAGGGTATCGAAGATGCAGTCGACGCGGAAAAGCGGCCGACGGAAGCGGAATTGCTGGTCGAACGAGCGCGGGTACGACTCGAGTTGGGCGAGCACGACGCGGCGAGCGAAGACGTCGAGCGGGCCCGGGCCATCGCGACCGAGCACGGCATCGAACTCGTCGCGACGCGCTGTCGATCGCTGCTCGAGTCGATGTGA
- the engB gene encoding GTP-binding protein EngB, with the protein MFEGRPDRDAEVVLVGRSNVGKSTLMRELTGHAVPTGGKPGVTRQPNHYDWAPEDFVLTDLPGFGFMSGVEEERREQIKTDVVRYLETYAERLLVGVIVVDGKSAVDIIDRHTGPDSIPYDVEMFHFLQDLGVPTVVAVNKMDKVDDRDERLDELCDRLGLVPPWQQWQDTIAPITAKRGSIDALTEAVRTHLHEAGRDDLFKFF; encoded by the coding sequence ATGTTCGAGGGGCGTCCGGATCGCGACGCGGAAGTGGTCCTCGTCGGCCGATCCAACGTCGGCAAGTCGACGCTGATGCGCGAACTCACCGGCCACGCCGTCCCGACGGGCGGGAAGCCGGGCGTCACCCGCCAGCCCAACCACTACGACTGGGCGCCCGAGGACTTCGTCCTCACCGACCTGCCGGGCTTCGGCTTCATGAGCGGCGTCGAGGAAGAGCGACGCGAGCAGATCAAGACCGACGTGGTTCGCTACCTGGAGACCTACGCCGAGCGCCTGCTGGTGGGCGTCATCGTCGTCGACGGCAAGAGCGCCGTCGACATCATCGATCGTCACACCGGTCCGGATTCGATCCCCTACGACGTCGAGATGTTTCACTTCCTGCAGGACCTGGGGGTCCCGACCGTCGTCGCGGTCAACAAGATGGACAAGGTCGACGACCGGGACGAGCGCCTCGACGAACTCTGCGACCGCCTCGGGCTGGTGCCGCCGTGGCAGCAGTGGCAGGACACGATCGCGCCGATCACGGCCAAGCGCGGCTCCATCGACGCCCTCACCGAGGCGGTGCGAACCCACCTCCACGAGGCGGGCCGGGACGACCTCTTCAAGTTCTTCTGA
- a CDS encoding CPBP family intramembrane glutamic endopeptidase — MTDESPGRATAAGDGADASPTRVTSASRDRVDLATLAATTIALVGASGPLVAGSTDPFAIAIVGLGASAVGAAIGVRWAALSRRVGGAVACLSGLLLALLSVYGLAHGRTAAVPIPPIEAVPSLVLAVFGAALTVAGGVAFVTGITDDGLRRRLSATVRYSLVAVAGYLAITVWVVLLATTVVPLLTGAPATELAVTERALLSQAGTVLGLGFAAWAFLVWTERDRSFVDLSIPTLRDLGYVVAGTVAIVGAALAIGALLGATGTESAAHSTFEGASEAPEVLLVLAVASIVVVGPFEELLYRNVVQKSLYGPFSRAGAVVVASVPFALVHVSAYAGGSVGQSLVSLGMVLVLSLLLGTIYERTENLLVPALVHGCYNAAVYLSAYASLVG; from the coding sequence ATGACCGACGAATCGCCCGGCCGGGCGACGGCTGCCGGTGACGGAGCCGACGCGTCTCCGACGCGCGTCACTTCGGCTTCCCGCGACCGGGTCGATCTCGCGACCCTCGCCGCGACGACGATCGCACTCGTCGGGGCGAGCGGGCCGCTCGTGGCCGGGTCAACGGACCCGTTCGCGATTGCGATCGTCGGTCTCGGTGCATCCGCCGTCGGCGCCGCTATCGGCGTTCGCTGGGCGGCCCTGTCGCGACGAGTCGGCGGCGCCGTCGCGTGCCTGTCGGGGCTGCTGCTCGCGCTGCTGTCCGTCTACGGACTCGCCCACGGCCGGACGGCGGCCGTCCCTATTCCGCCGATCGAGGCCGTCCCGTCGCTGGTGCTCGCGGTTTTCGGCGCCGCGCTCACGGTCGCCGGCGGCGTCGCGTTCGTCACCGGGATCACCGACGACGGGCTGCGTCGGCGGCTCTCGGCGACGGTCCGCTACAGCCTGGTCGCGGTCGCCGGCTACCTCGCGATCACCGTTTGGGTGGTCCTGCTCGCGACCACCGTCGTCCCCCTCTTGACGGGCGCGCCCGCGACCGAACTCGCGGTCACCGAGCGAGCGTTGCTCTCGCAGGCCGGGACGGTTCTCGGCCTGGGATTCGCCGCGTGGGCGTTTCTCGTCTGGACCGAGCGCGATCGTTCGTTCGTCGATCTGTCGATCCCCACCCTCCGGGACCTCGGCTACGTCGTGGCGGGGACGGTCGCCATCGTCGGCGCCGCGCTGGCCATCGGCGCGCTGCTGGGCGCGACCGGGACCGAGAGCGCGGCTCACAGCACCTTCGAGGGGGCGAGCGAGGCGCCCGAAGTGCTCCTCGTCCTGGCGGTCGCCTCGATCGTGGTGGTCGGCCCGTTCGAGGAGTTGCTCTACCGGAACGTCGTCCAGAAGTCGCTGTACGGACCCTTCTCCCGAGCGGGCGCCGTCGTCGTCGCGAGCGTCCCGTTCGCGCTGGTACACGTCTCGGCCTACGCCGGCGGCTCCGTCGGCCAGTCGCTCGTCAGTCTGGGGATGGTCCTCGTCCTCTCGCTGCTCCTCGGTACGATCTACGAACGGACTGAGAACCTCCTCGTGCCGGCGCTGGTCCACGGCTGCTACAACGCGGCGGTCTACCTCTCGGCGTACGCCTCCCTCGTGGGATAG
- a CDS encoding MBL fold metallo-hydrolase, which translates to MAIGDVERVTIGDCTDLHSVDTGMYGTAEYGSVYIVDDERPAIVDSGIGTNYERILDAIEAVGIDAESLAVIALTHVHLDHAGGAGFLAEACPNATVYAPEPGARHVADPSRLVEGTKAAVGDQWRYYTEPKPVPEARLETYDDGDEIDLGAHSLLAHAAPGHAPHHFVFEDPANDAIFTADAAGIWVPAIEEVHPTSPPPQFDLETCLADVETLQSLDRSTLCFAHFGPRETGDVLDAYAETLSGWVDAVREKRAELGDDEAVIEHFAEATDMDAVWGTEKARGEVSMNVRGVLAYLDRERA; encoded by the coding sequence ATGGCAATCGGAGACGTCGAGCGGGTAACGATCGGCGACTGCACGGATCTCCACTCCGTCGACACGGGCATGTACGGGACGGCCGAGTACGGTTCCGTCTACATCGTCGACGACGAGCGACCGGCGATCGTCGACTCGGGGATCGGCACGAACTACGAGCGGATCCTCGACGCGATAGAGGCGGTCGGGATCGACGCCGAGTCCCTCGCGGTGATCGCGCTGACGCACGTCCACCTCGATCACGCCGGCGGCGCCGGCTTCCTGGCCGAGGCCTGTCCGAACGCGACGGTCTACGCGCCCGAGCCCGGCGCTCGCCACGTCGCGGATCCCTCGCGACTCGTCGAGGGAACCAAGGCGGCGGTCGGCGACCAGTGGCGGTACTACACCGAACCGAAACCCGTCCCCGAGGCGCGCCTGGAGACGTACGACGACGGCGACGAGATCGATCTCGGGGCGCACTCGCTCCTCGCGCACGCCGCGCCCGGCCACGCGCCGCACCACTTCGTCTTCGAGGACCCCGCGAACGACGCGATCTTCACCGCCGACGCCGCCGGCATCTGGGTGCCGGCGATCGAGGAGGTCCACCCGACCTCGCCCCCGCCGCAGTTCGACCTCGAGACCTGCCTCGCGGACGTCGAGACCCTGCAGTCGCTCGATCGGTCGACGCTGTGTTTCGCCCACTTCGGTCCGCGCGAGACCGGCGACGTCCTCGACGCCTACGCCGAGACGCTCTCGGGATGGGTCGACGCCGTCCGCGAGAAACGCGCGGAGCTGGGCGACGACGAGGCCGTGATCGAGCACTTCGCCGAGGCGACAGACATGGACGCCGTCTGGGGCACCGAGAAGGCCCGCGGCGAAGTGAGCATGAACGTCCGCGGCGTCCTCGCGTACCTCGATCGGGAACGGGCGTGA
- a CDS encoding glucose-6-phosphate isomerase, whose amino-acid sequence MDVDIANALSSVASPGVSREALDRLDDRVARAHDRIEAGRADDDHGYAALNLPDRTDPDAIRAAVEPIARVDGEAIEALVTIGIGGSALGAATIVDALDPELETVFLDNVDPAWVADRIESLPLERTAVAVVSRSGTTAETLANFLVVREAFDSAGVDWTDRTIVTTGESGPLRELADAHDLPALDVPDGVPGRFSALSAVGLVAAAAGNLDLDALLAGAAAEAETLTGSLFECPAYAYGATAHALATRGVRVNAFMPYAESLETTAEWFAQLWAESLGKDGLGQTPVRALGATDQHSQLQLYRAGPRNTLVTFVAPRERSDLAIPETDVAELSYLGGTPLADLLDAEFRATEASLAAAGRPTVRIEIERVDAFELGGLLYGLEAACVLAGELSGVNAFDQPAVEWAKKATRGLLGGGEFAEADAVAEKDTLRVER is encoded by the coding sequence ATGGACGTAGACATCGCGAACGCGCTCTCGTCGGTCGCCTCGCCCGGCGTCTCCCGGGAGGCGCTCGATCGGCTCGACGACCGGGTGGCCCGGGCCCACGACCGTATCGAGGCCGGGCGGGCCGACGACGACCACGGCTACGCGGCGCTGAACCTGCCTGACCGAACTGACCCGGACGCGATCCGGGCGGCCGTCGAACCGATCGCTCGCGTCGACGGCGAGGCGATCGAGGCGCTGGTGACGATCGGGATCGGGGGGAGCGCCCTCGGCGCGGCGACGATCGTCGACGCCCTGGACCCGGAGCTGGAGACGGTCTTTCTGGACAACGTCGATCCCGCCTGGGTCGCGGACCGAATCGAGTCGCTCCCGCTCGAACGGACCGCGGTCGCCGTCGTCTCCCGGTCGGGGACGACCGCCGAGACGCTCGCGAACTTCCTCGTCGTCCGCGAGGCGTTCGACTCGGCGGGCGTCGACTGGACCGACCGGACGATCGTGACGACGGGCGAGTCCGGGCCTCTTCGCGAGCTGGCCGACGCGCACGACCTGCCGGCGCTCGACGTCCCCGACGGCGTCCCCGGCCGGTTCTCGGCCCTCTCCGCGGTCGGGCTCGTCGCAGCCGCGGCCGGAAACCTCGACCTCGACGCGCTGCTCGCGGGGGCCGCCGCCGAGGCCGAGACCCTCACTGGATCGCTCTTCGAGTGCCCCGCCTACGCCTACGGTGCGACAGCGCACGCGCTCGCGACCCGCGGCGTCCGCGTCAACGCGTTCATGCCCTACGCCGAGTCGCTGGAGACGACCGCCGAGTGGTTCGCACAGCTGTGGGCCGAGAGCCTGGGGAAAGACGGCCTCGGCCAGACGCCCGTTCGCGCCCTCGGCGCGACGGACCAGCACTCCCAGTTGCAGCTCTATCGCGCAGGCCCGCGGAACACGCTCGTCACGTTCGTCGCGCCGCGCGAGCGGTCCGATCTGGCGATCCCGGAAACCGACGTCGCGGAACTGTCCTACCTCGGCGGTACCCCGCTCGCCGACCTCCTGGACGCCGAGTTCCGCGCGACGGAGGCCAGCCTGGCCGCGGCTGGCCGACCGACGGTCCGCATCGAGATCGAGCGCGTCGACGCGTTCGAACTCGGGGGGCTCCTCTACGGCCTGGAGGCCGCCTGCGTGCTCGCCGGCGAACTCTCGGGCGTGAACGCGTTCGACCAGCCGGCCGTCGAGTGGGCGAAGAAAGCGACTCGCGGCCTCCTCGGCGGCGGCGAGTTCGCGGAAGCGGACGCGGTGGCCGAGAAGGACACGCTCAGGGTGGAGCGCTGA
- a CDS encoding NOB1 family endonuclease, translating into MYVLDSSAFIHDFHTTEQTATIPLVREELEDESAYRYDAMEGSGMHIHIPNDEATETVLRAARESGDADELSETDSRLVATAFELDGTLVTDDYAMQNVAEKLGVAVEFIARDGITEQRDWQFQCRGCGREFEEQKDRCPICGSELTRKNPT; encoded by the coding sequence ATGTACGTTCTGGACTCGTCCGCGTTCATCCACGACTTTCACACGACCGAACAGACCGCGACGATCCCGCTCGTCCGCGAGGAACTCGAAGACGAAAGCGCCTACCGCTACGACGCGATGGAGGGCTCGGGGATGCACATCCACATCCCGAACGACGAAGCCACCGAGACGGTACTTCGAGCCGCCCGCGAGTCGGGCGACGCCGACGAGCTCTCCGAGACCGACAGCCGCCTCGTCGCGACGGCGTTCGAACTCGACGGGACGCTCGTGACGGACGACTACGCGATGCAAAACGTCGCGGAGAAACTCGGCGTCGCCGTCGAGTTCATCGCCCGCGACGGCATCACCGAGCAGCGCGACTGGCAGTTCCAGTGTCGCGGCTGCGGACGGGAGTTCGAGGAGCAGAAGGATCGGTGTCCGATCTGCGGCAGCGAGCTGACGCGCAAGAACCCGACCTGA
- a CDS encoding PRC-barrel domain-containing protein: protein MSDVLAENLSGKSVMGADGTELGLLYNITMDLSSGQLYDLVVEPDEELPTRGVDFDVDERGRFQIPVSRVQAVKDYIVVDR, encoded by the coding sequence ATGAGTGACGTACTCGCGGAGAACCTCTCCGGCAAGTCGGTGATGGGCGCCGACGGCACCGAACTCGGACTGCTCTACAACATCACGATGGACCTCTCCTCGGGCCAGCTCTACGACCTCGTGGTCGAACCCGACGAGGAACTCCCGACGCGGGGCGTCGACTTCGACGTCGACGAGCGCGGCCGGTTCCAGATCCCCGTCTCGCGGGTCCAGGCCGTCAAGGACTACATCGTCGTCGACCGCTGA
- a CDS encoding DUF5812 family protein, with translation MSDQSEPETVSGTFVVTHADEASPVLRDVETARIHTLASNPDLESNEVVDASLAAEPPLEVAWEVVELRERRTVDVVDSDLSPTTHERAVADEQSIGDLDRVERAGTGEIHVLSVEPAETEAAARDVLEDPETIARAARLDAVRVEVRSDAAEGVLSVRYLPD, from the coding sequence ATGAGCGATCAGTCGGAGCCCGAGACGGTCTCGGGGACGTTCGTCGTCACCCACGCGGACGAGGCGAGTCCCGTCCTCAGAGACGTCGAGACCGCCCGGATCCACACCCTGGCGTCGAATCCGGATCTCGAATCGAACGAGGTCGTCGACGCCTCGCTCGCCGCCGAGCCGCCGCTCGAAGTCGCCTGGGAGGTCGTCGAGCTGCGCGAGCGGCGAACGGTCGACGTCGTCGACAGCGACCTCTCGCCGACGACCCACGAGCGGGCGGTCGCCGACGAGCAGTCGATCGGCGATCTCGACCGAGTCGAACGCGCCGGGACGGGCGAGATTCACGTCCTCAGCGTCGAGCCCGCGGAGACGGAGGCGGCCGCCAGGGACGTCCTCGAGGATCCGGAGACGATCGCAAGGGCCGCGCGACTCGACGCCGTCCGCGTCGAGGTCAGGAGCGATGCGGCCGAGGGCGTCCTCAGCGTCCGGTATCTTCCCGATTGA
- a CDS encoding Lrp/AsnC family transcriptional regulator, with translation MSQDHLELDGIDRAILQALQDDARNNSTTDIGETVGVSHSTVSSRIRRLEDEGVIAGYTVDIDFERVGVNPVQLLVCRAPADERESCAREAIELDNVTDVRTVLSGERNLHVTAVAREISELADVVERLEELGVSVVDSGLVKSTYYQPFSHFGEDALDE, from the coding sequence ATGAGTCAGGATCACCTCGAGCTCGACGGGATCGACCGCGCCATCCTGCAGGCGCTCCAGGACGACGCGCGAAACAACTCGACGACCGACATCGGGGAGACCGTCGGCGTCTCGCACTCGACGGTGAGTTCCCGAATCCGTCGACTCGAGGACGAGGGCGTGATCGCGGGCTATACGGTCGACATCGACTTCGAACGGGTCGGGGTCAACCCGGTCCAATTGCTCGTCTGTCGGGCTCCGGCGGACGAGCGCGAATCCTGCGCCCGCGAGGCGATCGAACTGGACAACGTCACCGACGTTCGGACGGTGTTGAGCGGCGAGCGGAACCTGCACGTCACCGCCGTCGCGCGCGAGATCAGCGAACTGGCGGACGTGGTCGAACGACTCGAAGAACTGGGCGTTAGCGTGGTCGACTCGGGCCTCGTAAAGAGTACGTACTACCAGCCGTTTTCTCACTTCGGCGAGGACGCGCTCGACGAGTGA
- a CDS encoding HalOD1 output domain-containing protein, which translates to MESSTDTAPSIAVVKQIAAVEGVRPIDLQPPLRHVLDPDALDRLVDGGDASTSVAFEYLGHSVRMDGSGEVIVDGSETTAGPVGIDGSTVDDRGEPEDVTRGASDRSPGHGRNERSTAERPDSVGDGREPTADDRSDAPTDD; encoded by the coding sequence ATGGAATCGTCGACCGATACCGCACCGAGCATCGCCGTCGTCAAACAGATCGCCGCGGTCGAAGGCGTGCGGCCGATTGACCTGCAACCGCCGCTCCGGCACGTCCTGGATCCCGACGCCCTCGATCGACTCGTCGACGGTGGGGACGCGTCGACGTCGGTCGCCTTCGAGTATCTGGGCCACTCCGTTCGGATGGACGGTTCCGGTGAGGTCATCGTTGACGGCAGCGAGACGACCGCCGGGCCCGTCGGGATCGACGGGAGTACGGTCGACGATCGAGGGGAACCCGAGGACGTCACGCGCGGTGCCTCCGATCGCTCGCCCGGCCACGGCCGAAACGAGCGCTCGACGGCCGAACGGCCCGATTCGGTCGGCGATGGACGCGAGCCGACGGCCGACGATCGATCCGACGCACCGACCGACGATTAG
- a CDS encoding mechanosensitive ion channel family protein: MTTGSTGSFGSTLVETIKASVLEAMGLLPELFVALVILLVGTFVARRVAPTVTKIAARADADGLVRRTPLGALFGEGEGAVSRSLGSIAKYYVFLIAVFAAFEHIGFTHVTQWLESGIDYLPVLVGGLGLLVLGFVVADNAARRARESDLAARLGDQAAVADGLRAGLYVVVAVLALDTLGVSVTFVHVVAEAFAFGAGIALALVVAYLIVDAHRDDLEPAAKEVVGDD, translated from the coding sequence ATGACGACCGGGTCGACCGGCTCGTTCGGCAGCACGCTGGTGGAAACGATCAAAGCGAGCGTTCTCGAGGCGATGGGGCTCCTGCCGGAACTGTTCGTTGCCCTCGTCATCCTGCTGGTCGGAACGTTCGTCGCCCGTCGGGTCGCCCCGACGGTCACGAAAATCGCGGCTCGGGCCGACGCCGACGGCCTCGTCCGGCGGACGCCGCTCGGTGCGCTCTTCGGCGAGGGAGAGGGAGCCGTCTCTCGGTCCCTCGGGTCGATCGCAAAATACTACGTCTTCCTGATCGCCGTCTTCGCGGCGTTCGAACACATTGGCTTTACGCACGTCACCCAGTGGCTCGAGAGCGGCATCGATTACCTTCCCGTCCTCGTCGGCGGACTCGGACTCCTGGTGCTCGGGTTCGTCGTGGCCGACAACGCGGCTCGACGGGCGCGCGAATCCGACCTCGCCGCCCGCCTGGGTGACCAGGCGGCCGTCGCCGACGGACTCCGGGCCGGGCTGTACGTCGTCGTCGCCGTCCTCGCGCTCGACACGCTCGGCGTCAGCGTCACGTTCGTCCACGTCGTCGCCGAGGCGTTCGCCTTCGGAGCGGGGATCGCCCTCGCGCTGGTCGTCGCCTACCTCATCGTCGACGCCCACCGCGACGACCTCGAACCCGCCGCGAAGGAGGTCGTCGGCGACGACTGA